Proteins from a single region of Anastrepha ludens isolate Willacy chromosome 5, idAnaLude1.1, whole genome shotgun sequence:
- the LOC128864677 gene encoding uncharacterized protein LOC128864677 has translation MDASQTILDDALRRIAQLERDVESRRNDFHEKRQSHQTKGQNRRSVIRDYSSSSRYTTQQASRNSQYRGYVRRRYSSSSSSRGTTRSSRSRSGEKSIRNSEHNDGERIARRTTLQETNPGERHPRGTTRESGNSPDNINRSSNLPSESASGAGIQHVYSGTSPMSPGPEEGFPDSMLAYIGPNITALSQGLKIGQPIADNWLALARSGLPKENVDELLGKYPIPENCPGLGGPALNPELKLTLAPQAIKKDSYQLALQNQLGAALSALGQAFSKTLRRNKQSHQCSSWRHWQNFNGFTL, from the coding sequence ATGGATgcttcacaaacaattttagaTGATGCTCTGCGTAGAATTGCGCAATTAGAGAGAGACGTGGAAAGTCGTAGAAACGATTTCCATGAAAAGCGTCAAAGCCATCAAACGAAGGGGCAAAATCGGCGTTCCGTTATTCGAGACTACAGTTCAAGCAGTCGCTATACGACGCAGCAGGCAAGCCGAAATTCTCAGTATAGAGGTTATGTACGTAGGCGTTATTCATCATCATCCTCTAGCAGAGGTACTACCCGTTCTTCACGTTCAAGAAGTGGCGAAAAGTCTATTAGAAATTCCGAGCATAATGACGGTGAGCGTATCGCGAGACGAACGACACTTCAAGAAACTAATCCCGGCGAGCGTCACCCGCGAGGTACGACACGGGAGTCAGGCAACTCACCTGACAATATTAATAGAAGCTCCAATTTACCGAGCGAGTCAGCAAGCGGCGCAGGCATACAGCACGTATACTCGGGTACATCGCCAATGTCTCCAGGCCCAGAAGAAGGGTTTCCTGATTCTATGTTAGCGTACATTGGGCCAAACATTACAGCACTTAGTCAAGGGTTAAAAATAGGTCAACCAATTGCTGATAATTGGCTGGCGCTTGCAAGATCAGGACTGCCAAAAGAAAACGTTGATGAACTTTTAGGAAAATATCCAATACCAGAGAACTGTCCTGGTTTGGGCGGGCCAGCATTGAATCCGGAACTGAAATTAACCTTGGCACCTCAGGCTATCAAAAAAGATAGCTATCAATTAGCGCTTCAAAATCAACTGGGGGCAGCATTGAGCGCGTTGGGTCAAGCATTTTCGAAAACATTGAGACGAAACAAGCAAAGCCACCAATGCAGCTCTTGGAGACACTGGCAGAATTTTAACGGATTTACATTATAA